The following proteins are encoded in a genomic region of Paenibacillus sp. FSL H3-0469:
- a CDS encoding glycosyltransferase family 4 protein — MKEPLLFISAENPYPQDSGGKLRTGNILKLLQGKYEVELITYANPRKTGTPEGLPSLTVHEVERTVSYRRALLRSLYTWRNCSYMSHVDVDMRAKIIELCSRNSYGHVFISHSLLGCCIDIVQRCLPGTVIITDAHNFESGLSAQLAGGKKGIAKVYYSLNAVWTRQDELKLMDKTNLLLTTSEEDALAFKALAPSQSQKVHVIPNFIRMEDYRTKTQLPKEKWIILPGNMNYFPNINAALYFYREVYPLVKASVPDIQWYIVGRDVHPEVAALALKDSSIVITGYVDSVADYIRKAQVVIAPLLEGSGTRLKILEAWALRTPVVSSSKGAEGLFYEHSQNIMIADDPVSFADSVTLLLQDHERGVVLADRAYEVLLANYEAESVKDKLLRLV, encoded by the coding sequence ATGAAGGAACCGTTGCTATTCATTTCCGCAGAGAATCCATATCCGCAGGATAGCGGGGGCAAGCTGAGAACGGGCAATATTCTGAAGCTTCTGCAGGGCAAATATGAGGTAGAGCTCATCACCTATGCCAATCCCCGGAAGACAGGGACGCCGGAGGGACTTCCGTCACTTACGGTGCATGAAGTAGAGCGTACAGTCAGCTACCGCAGAGCGCTGCTCCGTTCCCTGTATACCTGGCGGAATTGTTCTTATATGAGCCATGTTGATGTGGACATGAGGGCGAAGATTATAGAGCTCTGCAGCCGGAATTCCTACGGTCATGTATTTATTTCGCATAGTCTGCTGGGCTGCTGCATCGACATTGTACAGCGCTGCCTGCCTGGTACTGTGATTATTACCGATGCGCATAATTTCGAGAGCGGATTGTCTGCACAGCTGGCAGGCGGGAAAAAGGGGATCGCCAAGGTCTATTATTCCCTTAATGCTGTATGGACGCGCCAGGATGAGCTGAAGCTGATGGACAAGACGAATCTGCTGCTGACCACTTCGGAAGAGGATGCTCTGGCCTTCAAGGCACTGGCCCCCAGCCAGTCACAGAAGGTCCATGTCATTCCCAATTTCATACGCATGGAGGATTACCGGACCAAGACGCAGTTGCCCAAGGAGAAGTGGATTATTCTTCCGGGTAATATGAACTACTTCCCTAACATTAACGCAGCCCTCTACTTCTACCGTGAGGTATATCCTCTGGTTAAGGCGAGCGTACCGGATATCCAGTGGTATATTGTCGGACGGGACGTGCATCCGGAGGTAGCGGCGCTCGCCTTGAAGGATTCCTCTATCGTCATTACCGGGTATGTGGACAGTGTGGCGGATTATATACGCAAGGCGCAGGTGGTCATAGCTCCGCTCCTGGAAGGCAGCGGAACAAGGCTGAAAATTCTGGAGGCCTGGGCGCTGAGAACCCCTGTCGTATCCAGTTCCAAAGGGGCAGAAGGGCTGTTCTATGAGCATTCGCAGAATATTATGATTGCCGATGACCCGGTTTCCTTTGCCGATAGTGTGACACTTCTGCTTCAGGATCATGAAAGAGGAGTAGTGCTTGCGGACCGTGCATACGAGGTTCTGCTGGCAAATTATGAGGCGGAAAGTGTCAAGGATAAGCTGCTTCGTCTGGTCTGA
- a CDS encoding DUF4321 domain-containing protein, whose translation MKKKNVGTLLLFLILGWLAGAWIAKLLEPVQALSFLTASTVLKWSPQADLDIITYDITIHLKLCLLSLAGIITAVWLYRRL comes from the coding sequence ATGAAGAAGAAAAATGTAGGAACACTGCTGTTATTTCTTATTCTGGGCTGGCTGGCCGGAGCCTGGATTGCCAAGCTGCTGGAACCTGTACAAGCTCTGTCTTTTCTTACAGCTTCGACTGTTCTCAAGTGGTCGCCGCAAGCCGATTTAGACATCATAACCTATGACATCACAATCCATTTGAAACTGTGCCTGCTCAGTCTTGCCGGAATTATTACAGCCGTATGGCTGTACCGCAGGCTGTAG
- a CDS encoding GGDEF domain-containing protein, which translates to MMTAGLDLKTLLACLFFGNLFTVLLILAYRPSYPKEKTTPLFLTAKILQLAILQLLLLEGVHDCPFVLPSIILLSVAAGTAEILALLKKLEADSQRMKQRYYTLAAISALGLLLPYLLHPDVPRLIAASALTGAILLLYPAYLLSWKVRKTPLQEITGMLYGVAILSLLSKASGLFYLPPGGSIAAAWLQSFFYAGIYLLMFLGTAGFMLLSREQSYAELERVATYDELTGVLNRRAFVLRAQPLIAAAAKEMVPFSFMLLDVDHFKQVNDTYGHDTGDRVLQDFARRIERQLGSGDLFGRFGGEEFAVLLHRSDEEDGERIAERLRCSVLGATVEGMPLSYTVSIGLITILSGERVPLGTLYKLSDNALYKAKQRGRNCVVRSDSYKGKVPEAGSFAK; encoded by the coding sequence ATGATGACAGCCGGCTTGGATTTGAAGACTTTGCTGGCTTGTCTTTTTTTCGGCAATCTATTTACGGTTCTGCTTATTCTGGCATACCGGCCCAGTTATCCGAAAGAAAAGACAACCCCATTGTTCCTGACAGCCAAAATTCTGCAGCTCGCTATTCTGCAGCTGTTGTTATTAGAGGGAGTTCATGATTGTCCATTCGTGCTTCCAAGTATTATTCTCTTGAGCGTGGCTGCAGGAACTGCGGAGATTCTGGCCCTGCTGAAGAAGCTGGAAGCCGATTCTCAGCGAATGAAGCAGCGGTATTACACGCTGGCTGCGATATCTGCGTTAGGTCTGCTTCTGCCCTACCTGCTGCATCCGGATGTTCCCCGGCTGATCGCAGCATCTGCACTTACGGGTGCGATTCTGCTGCTCTATCCGGCTTATCTGTTATCCTGGAAGGTCAGAAAGACCCCGCTGCAGGAAATTACGGGTATGCTGTACGGTGTGGCGATCCTCTCTCTGCTCAGTAAGGCCAGCGGCCTGTTCTATCTTCCGCCGGGAGGCTCGATTGCAGCGGCGTGGCTGCAGAGCTTTTTTTACGCCGGAATCTATCTGCTGATGTTCCTCGGAACTGCGGGCTTCATGCTGCTCTCCCGGGAACAGTCCTATGCGGAGCTGGAGCGTGTGGCAACTTATGATGAACTGACAGGCGTCTTGAACCGCAGGGCGTTCGTGCTGCGTGCCCAGCCTCTGATTGCTGCTGCCGCCAAGGAGATGGTGCCCTTCTCATTCATGCTGCTGGATGTGGACCACTTCAAGCAGGTTAATGACACCTATGGCCATGATACGGGAGACCGGGTGCTGCAGGATTTCGCCCGCAGAATTGAGCGTCAGCTCGGCAGCGGGGATCTCTTCGGAAGATTCGGGGGCGAGGAATTCGCGGTGCTGCTGCACCGGTCGGATGAGGAAGACGGTGAGAGAATAGCGGAACGGCTGCGCTGCTCTGTGCTTGGTGCGACGGTCGAAGGCATGCCGCTGTCCTATACGGTCAGCATCGGTCTGATTACGATTCTCTCCGGTGAACGCGTGCCGCTCGGCACCTTGTACAAACTGAGCGACAACGCTCTATATAAGGCGAAGCAGCGGGGAAGGAACTGCGTGGTCAGGAGTGACAGCTACAAGGGCAAGGTGCCGGAAGCTGGTTCTTTTGCGAAGTAG
- the murC gene encoding UDP-N-acetylmuramate--L-alanine ligase, producing the protein MDTTERVHFIGIGGYGMSAIARVMLEMGYTVTGSDVAAQELTEKLIAKGAKVFIGHTAEQVKGADLVVYSTALAADNVEWVEAERLKIPVLHRSQMLARLLNERKGVAVAGAHGKTTTSSMIALVMEDCGVDPTYIIGGEIMNVGTNAKAGQGEFVVAEADESDGSFLQYHPWLGIVTNIEADHLENYGGDFGKLKDAYVQFMNQLREDGTAIVCADDENLKSLLPKVKGKVISYGIESETADYIATDIVLGDRQVSYTMNHGTEVLGRIELSIPGKYNLYNSMAAVISCLKSGIAFEAIAAAIVKFHGAKRRFQVLGEVDEILVIDDYAHHPTEIQATISAAKATGKRIIAVFQPQRYTRTFFLLDAFSRAFSEADEVIITDIYSPAGEKQIEGVTSAKLVELIVQNSNAGARHLPTKEAVLADLQNRIAPGDLVITMGAGDIWKVGYALADSLKNR; encoded by the coding sequence TTGGATACTACTGAACGTGTGCATTTTATAGGGATCGGCGGCTATGGTATGAGCGCGATTGCCCGGGTGATGCTGGAGATGGGATATACAGTTACAGGCTCTGACGTAGCTGCCCAGGAGTTAACGGAGAAATTGATAGCCAAAGGTGCCAAGGTCTTCATCGGGCATACGGCGGAGCAGGTGAAAGGTGCGGATCTGGTCGTCTATTCCACGGCGCTTGCCGCGGATAATGTGGAATGGGTGGAGGCAGAGCGCCTGAAGATTCCGGTTCTTCACCGCTCGCAGATGCTGGCCCGGCTGCTGAATGAACGCAAGGGCGTAGCGGTGGCCGGAGCGCACGGTAAGACTACCACCTCATCCATGATTGCTCTGGTTATGGAAGACTGCGGCGTGGACCCTACCTACATTATCGGCGGGGAGATTATGAATGTCGGCACGAATGCCAAAGCGGGACAAGGGGAATTCGTCGTGGCAGAGGCCGATGAGAGCGACGGCTCGTTCCTGCAATACCATCCTTGGCTGGGAATCGTTACGAACATTGAAGCGGACCATCTGGAGAACTACGGCGGCGACTTCGGTAAGCTGAAGGATGCTTATGTTCAGTTCATGAATCAGCTTCGCGAGGATGGAACAGCTATCGTATGTGCAGATGATGAGAACCTGAAATCCCTGCTGCCTAAGGTAAAAGGTAAAGTAATCAGCTACGGGATTGAATCAGAGACGGCCGATTATATTGCAACAGATATTGTCCTCGGCGACCGCCAGGTATCTTATACCATGAACCATGGAACCGAGGTGCTAGGCCGTATTGAGCTCTCTATTCCGGGAAAATACAATCTGTATAACTCCATGGCTGCAGTGATTTCCTGTCTGAAATCGGGCATTGCCTTTGAGGCCATTGCGGCTGCGATTGTGAAGTTCCACGGCGCCAAACGGCGCTTCCAGGTGCTGGGCGAGGTTGACGAGATTCTCGTCATTGATGATTACGCGCATCATCCAACAGAGATTCAGGCTACGATCAGCGCCGCCAAGGCAACCGGCAAACGCATTATCGCCGTGTTCCAGCCGCAGCGCTACACGCGTACCTTCTTCCTGCTGGATGCGTTCAGCCGCGCGTTCAGCGAAGCAGACGAAGTGATTATTACCGATATCTATTCCCCTGCGGGTGAGAAGCAGATAGAGGGTGTCACCTCCGCCAAGCTGGTAGAGCTGATTGTGCAGAACAGCAACGCCGGTGCGCGGCATCTGCCGACGAAGGAAGCTGTGCTGGCCGATCTGCAGAACCGCATTGCTCCCGGTGACCTGGTCATCACCATGGGTGCGGGCGATATCTGGAAGGTCGGTTATGCGCTGGCAGACAGCCTGAAGAACCGCTAA
- a CDS encoding GGDEF domain-containing protein, producing MGFQLDIKSLLYLFILGNLFSGLMITFYRYHFPKDIASSLFIASKWIQVIFWSSILLWDYIPHRIAVPLSNALILAGGGLEIAALLMMMGMLDRRSKLYYLTITAGSILSFVIVTLFFNHPNIRVATTSLWVMLFVLYPGCRLTASPERSPLQKILAAVFYAIAAVMLLRSFVALAVEPDMGPLTANPAQYLYYLGMFLMLIGGIAAFILLSNEHSYQKLKRIATYDSLTGILGRRAFLLEAELKLALAAKKREYCSLLLLDLDHFKRVNDTYGHDTGDSVLQDFALTAESTLAGGDLLGRVGGEEFAILLYGQDALSSSHQAEALRETLKESSVHSLPCGYTVSIGIVSVLPDQQTSLNALYKLCDLALYQAKQEGRDRVVRSG from the coding sequence ATGGGCTTTCAGCTTGATATTAAGTCGCTGTTATACTTGTTCATTCTGGGAAATTTATTTTCCGGGCTGATGATTACGTTTTACCGCTACCACTTTCCCAAAGACATTGCCTCCAGTCTATTCATTGCCTCCAAGTGGATTCAGGTGATCTTCTGGAGCTCCATTCTGCTGTGGGACTATATTCCCCATAGAATCGCTGTACCTCTGAGCAATGCGCTCATTCTGGCCGGCGGAGGGCTGGAGATCGCTGCGTTGCTGATGATGATGGGCATGCTGGACCGCCGTTCGAAGCTCTATTATCTGACAATCACGGCAGGGAGCATACTCAGCTTTGTTATCGTTACCCTGTTCTTCAACCATCCGAATATACGGGTCGCAACGACCTCGTTATGGGTCATGCTGTTTGTGCTCTACCCTGGCTGCCGCTTGACAGCGAGCCCGGAGCGCTCTCCGCTCCAGAAGATACTCGCCGCCGTATTTTATGCGATCGCAGCGGTGATGTTACTCAGGTCGTTCGTTGCTCTGGCGGTGGAACCGGATATGGGCCCGCTGACGGCTAATCCGGCGCAGTATTTGTATTATCTCGGGATGTTCCTGATGCTGATTGGAGGCATTGCCGCCTTCATCCTGCTCTCCAATGAGCATTCCTACCAGAAGCTGAAGCGCATCGCCACCTATGACAGCCTGACCGGGATTCTGGGCCGCCGGGCCTTCCTGCTGGAAGCCGAACTGAAGCTGGCGCTTGCCGCCAAGAAGAGGGAATATTGTTCCCTGCTGCTGCTGGATCTGGATCATTTCAAAAGAGTGAATGATACCTACGGTCATGACACCGGCGACAGTGTGCTGCAGGATTTCGCCCTTACTGCCGAGAGTACGCTTGCGGGCGGTGACTTGCTCGGACGGGTAGGCGGTGAGGAATTCGCCATTCTGCTGTACGGGCAGGATGCGCTGAGCAGCAGCCATCAGGCAGAAGCGCTGCGGGAGACGCTCAAAGAATCTTCTGTGCACAGCCTGCCCTGCGGGTATACGGTCAGTATTGGTATAGTCTCTGTGCTGCCTGATCAGCAGACCAGCTTGAACGCACTCTACAAGCTATGTGATCTGGCGCTTTATCAGGCGAAGCAGGAAGGCCGGGACCGTGTGGTCAGGTCCGGGTAA
- a CDS encoding SPOR domain-containing protein, producing MNNGRMTFRFDGDQGRQRTETAELRAANETGVVLEDKDTDKVQRGGIKTSSYSKADEYIVDLEKVELPRPLETAYMKPPGASRRKPKAPEDNYDLGLYSVVRPASARNLWEQSEDSEEDSSYGGADEEGLHSADDYYPLYEDNCESATDSYEQSGAHRDSYGGSYHTRRPSYWWKFALSITGALGTGILLGYAALSFITGGAGETAKAPGNAEVKAGITQGQKATTSSNSADITGVPAEQTGEAVSAQIPVEVAPQSYYLLQYGVFSTAAGAEQARQELLTAGLAAGLDPADGNRVYAGMSPDREQAKLLSNGLKGQGIELYVREVALPAVNQVRYTGTAAEVDSYFTLSSQLLSELSSLSASLLGGGSSGDAGAAVSDLHMQWTQAVKALEPGLTPEGQRIADGLEKSMSQGIAALNEYNKNKAEGLLWEVQEAMMSFLTGQKSLLSAMS from the coding sequence TTGAATAACGGAAGAATGACATTCCGCTTCGACGGTGACCAGGGCAGGCAGCGGACAGAGACGGCAGAGCTCCGGGCGGCGAACGAAACCGGTGTGGTTCTGGAGGACAAGGATACTGACAAGGTGCAGCGCGGGGGGATTAAGACATCCTCCTATTCCAAGGCCGATGAATATATTGTGGATCTGGAGAAGGTGGAGTTGCCCCGGCCATTAGAGACAGCTTACATGAAGCCTCCGGGCGCCAGCCGCCGGAAACCGAAAGCTCCTGAGGATAACTATGATTTGGGGCTGTATTCTGTTGTCCGTCCTGCTTCTGCAAGGAATCTATGGGAACAGAGTGAAGACTCGGAGGAGGATTCCTCCTATGGAGGGGCGGATGAAGAAGGTCTGCATTCAGCAGATGACTACTACCCGCTGTATGAAGATAACTGTGAATCCGCTACAGACAGTTATGAGCAATCCGGCGCTCACCGGGATAGCTACGGCGGCTCTTATCATACCCGCCGTCCCTCGTACTGGTGGAAGTTCGCATTGTCCATAACTGGAGCGCTGGGAACGGGGATTCTGCTCGGATATGCAGCCTTGTCGTTCATCACAGGAGGGGCGGGGGAGACTGCTAAAGCTCCCGGCAATGCGGAGGTTAAGGCGGGAATCACCCAGGGGCAGAAGGCGACAACCAGCAGTAACTCAGCAGACATAACGGGTGTGCCTGCTGAGCAGACGGGAGAAGCGGTGAGCGCGCAGATTCCGGTTGAGGTTGCGCCACAGAGCTATTATCTGCTGCAATATGGCGTCTTCAGTACAGCGGCAGGAGCGGAACAAGCCCGGCAGGAGCTCTTGACCGCCGGCCTTGCCGCCGGTCTTGATCCGGCAGACGGCAACCGTGTGTACGCCGGAATGTCTCCTGACCGTGAGCAGGCCAAGCTGCTTAGCAATGGGCTCAAGGGGCAAGGCATCGAGCTGTACGTGAGAGAAGTGGCTCTGCCAGCTGTGAACCAGGTCCGCTACACCGGAACGGCAGCTGAGGTGGACAGCTACTTCACGCTCAGCAGCCAGCTGTTAAGCGAGCTGAGCAGCTTGTCTGCTTCCCTGCTTGGCGGGGGGAGCAGCGGGGACGCTGGCGCAGCGGTAAGCGATCTCCATATGCAGTGGACCCAGGCAGTCAAGGCACTGGAGCCGGGCCTCACACCGGAAGGGCAGAGAATCGCTGACGGGCTGGAGAAATCCATGAGCCAGGGGATAGCCGCCCTGAACGAATACAATAAGAATAAGGCGGAGGGGCTGCTCTGGGAGGTGCAGGAAGCCATGATGAGCTTCCTGACCGGCCAGAAAAGCCTGTTGTCCGCCATGAGCTGA
- a CDS encoding glycosyltransferase, with the protein MRERMLFLSARSHMPEDREGDIRTENFLDMLLERFDIDLLEYCHHRRETQILRSPALTVHQVKRPASTRRSLLFPLNRLRTDASMLGNDKSLRAVISEMCSQNAYSHVFVSYAMLGNVLDLVASLLPGAVIVTDARRAGGIRVQSRAAGKRGIGTGYRKLNDALIRREERRLMNKASLLLAASEEEALSFKALSFADAGKVHVVPPYIDLTALPYAAPGETAKDNSIVLHWNMYSTDGKNAALLFFKKVYPLIRAAVPDIRCCIISSEVHAEVAAAAQKDSSVVLIREAMQTADYIRKARAVVASCCEDCGSQSSILEAWALRTPVVSSLKGSEELMCEPGRNILLAGTTAGTADHLIRLLTMPELGSIIADQAYRTLSRHYAAEGVKAKLLSLV; encoded by the coding sequence ATGAGAGAGAGAATGTTGTTCCTTTCTGCCCGGAGTCACATGCCGGAAGACCGGGAGGGAGACATCAGAACAGAGAATTTCCTTGATATGCTGCTGGAGCGGTTTGATATTGATCTGTTGGAGTATTGCCACCACCGCCGCGAGACGCAGATTCTACGCAGTCCTGCCCTGACCGTTCATCAGGTGAAGCGGCCTGCGTCCACCCGCAGAAGCCTGCTGTTTCCGCTGAACAGGCTACGCACGGATGCCTCGATGCTCGGCAATGACAAGTCGCTGCGGGCGGTAATTAGCGAGATGTGCAGCCAGAACGCCTACAGTCATGTGTTTGTCTCGTATGCCATGCTCGGTAACGTACTGGACCTGGTTGCCTCACTGCTTCCCGGAGCTGTTATCGTCACCGACGCCCGGCGTGCAGGTGGCATACGGGTGCAGAGCCGGGCGGCCGGCAAGCGGGGAATCGGCACAGGCTACCGCAAGCTGAACGATGCGCTGATCCGCCGGGAAGAGCGCCGCTTAATGAACAAGGCCAGCCTCCTGCTGGCCGCTTCAGAAGAAGAGGCCCTGTCCTTTAAGGCGTTATCCTTTGCCGACGCAGGCAAGGTGCATGTAGTTCCGCCGTACATTGATCTGACTGCCCTACCCTATGCGGCTCCCGGAGAAACTGCCAAGGATAACTCCATCGTTCTGCACTGGAACATGTATTCCACTGACGGCAAGAATGCAGCGCTGCTGTTCTTCAAGAAGGTATATCCGCTGATTCGGGCGGCAGTGCCGGATATCCGCTGCTGCATTATCAGCAGTGAGGTGCATGCAGAGGTCGCAGCTGCCGCCCAGAAGGACTCTTCTGTTGTACTCATCAGAGAAGCTATGCAGACAGCCGATTATATCCGCAAGGCCAGAGCTGTGGTTGCTTCATGCTGTGAGGACTGCGGCAGTCAGAGCAGCATTCTGGAGGCCTGGGCCCTCCGCACGCCGGTGGTCAGCAGCCTGAAGGGCTCGGAGGAGCTGATGTGTGAGCCGGGGCGGAATATTCTGCTGGCAGGAACAACGGCGGGCACTGCCGATCATCTGATCAGGCTGCTGACGATGCCGGAGCTTGGTTCTATTATTGCGGATCAGGCCTACAGGACGCTCAGCAGGCATTATGCCGCAGAGGGAGTTAAGGCGAAGCTGCTTAGTCTGGTGTAA
- a CDS encoding Maf family protein, producing MEHDNSRHIILASGSPRRRELLASLGLPFEVLSSDADESTPPEWSPEAIVRNLALRKAEAVIPVAGDRDAVIIGSDTIVVLDGMVLGKPADEQDSSRMLEMLQGRTHQVYTGVACIGSAEGRTLVDHRVTSVTMRAMSEEEISAYIATGEPADKAGSYAIQGLGATLVEEIEGCYFNVVGLPLSLLSGMLSGFGISVLNR from the coding sequence GTGGAGCATGACAATTCACGGCATATTATTCTGGCCTCAGGTTCACCGCGGCGGCGTGAGCTGTTAGCCTCGCTTGGACTGCCTTTCGAGGTGCTGTCCAGCGATGCTGATGAGAGTACACCGCCCGAATGGAGTCCTGAAGCTATTGTACGGAATCTGGCTCTGCGTAAGGCAGAAGCTGTGATTCCTGTTGCCGGAGACCGTGATGCTGTTATCATCGGCAGCGACACGATTGTTGTGCTTGACGGAATGGTGCTCGGCAAGCCGGCGGATGAGCAGGACAGCTCCAGAATGCTGGAGATGCTGCAAGGCCGGACGCATCAGGTATACACCGGGGTGGCCTGCATCGGTTCCGCAGAGGGACGTACCCTGGTAGATCATAGGGTAACCTCTGTAACTATGAGAGCAATGAGCGAAGAGGAAATCTCCGCCTACATAGCGACCGGGGAGCCTGCCGACAAAGCCGGCTCTTACGCGATACAAGGACTGGGCGCCACCCTGGTGGAAGAAATTGAAGGCTGCTATTTTAACGTGGTCGGTCTGCCGCTGTCACTGCTGAGCGGTATGTTGTCCGGGTTTGGCATTTCAGTGCTGAACCGGTAA
- a CDS encoding rod shape-determining protein — MLGGFTKDLGIDLGTANTLVYVRGKGIVVREPSVVAINTDSKTIEAVGESAKKMIGRTPGNIRAIRPMKDGVIADFDTTATMIKYFIRQAQKQRSMFQRHPNVMVCVPSGITAVEQRAVEDATKQAGAREAYIIEEPFAAAIGADLPVWEPTGSMVVDIGGGTTEVAVISLGGIVTSRSVRVAGDDADESIIQYIKRQYNLMIGERTSEQLKMDVGSALPLEKAETMEIRGRDLVTGLPKTLTITSDEICEALSDTVNAIVEAVKVTLEKCPPELAADIMDRGIVLTGGGALLRNLDKLLARETGMPVIVAENPLDCVAIGTGKALENIHLFKSRSSSGLRSKR, encoded by the coding sequence ATGTTAGGTGGTTTTACGAAAGACTTAGGAATTGACTTGGGGACAGCGAATACGCTTGTCTACGTGCGCGGTAAGGGGATCGTTGTCAGAGAGCCGTCCGTGGTAGCCATTAATACAGATAGCAAGACGATTGAAGCCGTAGGGGAATCTGCCAAAAAAATGATCGGACGCACGCCGGGCAACATCCGTGCCATCCGTCCAATGAAGGACGGGGTCATCGCTGATTTCGATACTACAGCAACTATGATCAAATATTTCATCCGCCAGGCCCAGAAGCAGCGCTCGATGTTCCAGCGCCATCCGAATGTCATGGTGTGTGTACCCTCCGGAATTACAGCCGTTGAACAGCGTGCAGTTGAGGATGCTACGAAGCAGGCCGGAGCACGGGAAGCTTACATTATCGAGGAGCCATTTGCTGCTGCCATCGGTGCAGATCTTCCGGTATGGGAACCAACCGGCAGTATGGTTGTAGATATCGGCGGCGGGACTACCGAGGTTGCGGTAATCTCACTCGGCGGTATTGTTACCAGCCGTTCTGTACGTGTGGCCGGGGATGATGCGGATGAGTCTATCATCCAATACATCAAGCGCCAGTATAACCTTATGATCGGTGAACGCACTTCCGAGCAGCTCAAGATGGATGTGGGCTCCGCCCTGCCGCTTGAGAAGGCTGAGACGATGGAGATCCGAGGACGCGATCTGGTAACCGGTCTGCCGAAGACGCTGACCATTACCTCCGATGAAATCTGCGAAGCTCTGTCCGATACTGTGAATGCGATTGTTGAAGCCGTGAAGGTTACACTGGAGAAATGTCCGCCGGAGCTGGCTGCCGATATTATGGACCGCGGCATTGTGCTTACGGGCGGCGGTGCGCTTCTGCGCAACCTGGACAAGCTGCTGGCGCGCGAGACCGGAATGCCGGTGATTGTGGCCGAGAATCCGCTGGACTGTGTTGCGATCGGCACAGGCAAGGCGCTGGAGAATATCCACTTGTTCAAGAGCCGCAGCAGTTCGGGCCTCCGCTCCAAACGCTAG
- the radC gene encoding DNA repair protein RadC — translation MESQTFMLRDLPHEERPRERMMHYGAESLSQAELLAILLRTGAHRESALLIAQRLLSHAGGLRGLADLSIEELTTINGIGPAKAVQLKAGIELGRRMANSRLTEPVIIRSPQDAAEILTEQLRYLQKEHFICLFLNTKNHVIAQETLSMGSLNASIVHPREVFRAAMKCSSAAIICAHNHPSGDPTPSPEDISLTARLMQAGEIVGIDVLDHLVIGDSSYVSLKEKGYM, via the coding sequence ATGGAGTCGCAAACATTTATGCTGCGTGACCTCCCCCATGAAGAACGACCACGAGAGCGCATGATGCATTATGGGGCGGAATCATTAAGTCAAGCGGAGCTTCTGGCTATTCTGCTGCGCACAGGTGCGCACCGTGAATCAGCCCTTCTTATCGCCCAGCGGCTCTTGAGCCATGCAGGCGGTCTCCGCGGACTGGCGGATCTGAGCATTGAAGAATTGACAACAATCAACGGCATCGGCCCTGCCAAGGCCGTGCAACTCAAAGCAGGCATAGAGCTGGGAAGACGCATGGCGAATTCCCGGCTTACCGAACCGGTCATTATCCGCAGTCCCCAGGATGCGGCGGAGATTTTGACTGAACAGCTGCGTTACTTGCAGAAGGAGCATTTTATCTGCCTGTTCCTGAATACGAAGAATCATGTTATTGCGCAGGAAACATTGTCCATGGGTAGCCTTAATGCCTCCATTGTGCATCCCCGCGAGGTGTTCCGGGCAGCCATGAAATGCAGCAGCGCAGCAATTATATGCGCACATAATCATCCGAGCGGTGATCCTACGCCGAGCCCTGAAGACATCTCCCTGACCGCAAGGCTTATGCAGGCAGGCGAAATTGTCGGCATTGATGTGCTGGATCATCTGGTGATCGGAGACAGCAGCTACGTAAGTTTGAAAGAGAAAGGCTACATGTAA